One Arvicanthis niloticus isolate mArvNil1 chromosome 13, mArvNil1.pat.X, whole genome shotgun sequence genomic window carries:
- the Klf10 gene encoding Krueppel-like factor 10 yields MLNFGASLQQASEGKMELISEKSQEGAHPWNKAEQSDFEAVEALMSMSCDWKSHFRKYLENRPVTPVSDTSEEDNLLPGTPDLQTVPAFCLTPPYSPSDFEPSQGSNLTAPAPSTGHFKSFSDAAKPPGGAPFKEEKSLLAAPPLPKAQATSVIRHTADAQLCDHQSCPVKAASIFNSQDNSFRRRTHVNVDATRKNIPCAAVSPNRSKPEPSTVASGDEKVALYDFAVPSSETVICRSQPAPSSPVQKSVLVSSPTVSTGGVPPLPVICQMVPLPANNSLVTTVVPSTPPSQPPAVCSPVLFMGTQVPKGTVMFVVPQPVVQSPKPPVVSPNGTRLSPIAPAPGFSPSAARVTPQIDSSRVRSHICSHPGCGKTYFKSSHLKAHVRTHTGEKPFSCSWKGCERRFARSDELSRHRRTHTGEKKFACPMCDRRFMRSDHLTKHARRHLSAKKLPNWQMEVSKLNDITLPPTPASAQ; encoded by the exons ATGCTTAACTTCGGCGCTTCTCTCCAGCAAGCTTCG GAGGGAAAAATGGAACTAATTTCTGAAAAGTCCCAAGAGGGAGCACATCCCTGGAACAAAGCTGAGCAGAGTGATTTTGAGGCCGTGGAAGCACTCATGTCCATGAGCTGCGACTGGAAGTCTCATTTCAGGAAATACCTTGAAAACAGGCCTGTCACGCCAGTGTCTGATACCTCAGAGGAAGATAACTTGCTCCCAGGGACGCCTGACCTTCAGACAGTCCCAGCATTT TGTTTGACTCCACCTTACAGCCCCTCTGACTTCGAACCCTCTCAAGGGTCAAATCTGACGGCACCAGCGCCATCTACTGGTCACTTCAAATCATTCTCCGATGCCGCCAAGCCTCCAGGCGGGGCTCCCTTCAAAGAGGAGAAGAGTCTTTTagctgcccctcccctccctaaGGCTCAAGCCACCAGCGTCATCCGGCACACGGCTGATGCCCAACTCTGTGACCACCAGTCCTGCCCTGTGAAAGCAGCTAGCATCTTCAACTCTCAGGACAATTCTTTCCGGAGAAGAACCCACGTGAATGTCGACGCTACTCGGAAGAACATACCCTGTGCTGCTGTGTCACCAAACAGATCCAAGCCTGAGCCCAGCACAGTGGCCAGTGGTGACGAGAAGGTGGCGCTGTATGACTTTGCTGTGCCTTCGTCAGAGACAGTCATTTGTAGGTCTCAGCCAGCTCCCTCGTCCCCAGTGCAGAAGTCAGTACTGGTGTCTTCGCCTACAGTATCCACTGGGGGAGTGCCACCCCTGCCTGTCATCTGCCAGATGGTTCCCCTTCCTGCAAACAACTCTCTTGTTACCACAGTTGTCCCCAGCACCCCACCCAGCCAGCCACCAGCTGTCTGCTCACCTGTGTTGTTCATGGGCACTCAGGTGCCCAAGGGCACCGTCATGTTCGTAGTACCCCAGCCCGTTGTGCAGAGCCCAAAGCCTCCAGTCGTGAGCCCCAATGGCACCAGACTGTCTCCCATTGCCCCTGCGCCTGGATTCTCTCCTTCAGCAGCAAGGGTCACTCCCCAGATTGATTCGTCCAGAGTAAGAAGTCACATCTGTAGCCACCCAGGATGTGGCAAGACTTACTTTAAAAGCTCCCATCTGAAGGCGCATGTGAGAACACACACAG GGGAAAAACCTTTCAGCTGCAGTTGGAAAGGCTGTGAAAGGAGGTTTGCTCGTTCTGATGAACTGTCCAGACACCGGAGAACACACACAGGGGAGAAGAAATTTGCCTGTCCCATGTGTGACCGACGGTTCATGAGGAGCGACCATCTAACCAAGCATGCCCGGCGCCACCTGTCGGCCAAGAAGCTGCCAAACTGGCAAATGGAAGTAAGCAAGTTAAACGACATCACTCTGCCTCCAACCCCTGCCTCAGCACAGTGA